DNA sequence from the Sphingomonas bisphenolicum genome:
CCTGCCCAGCCCGATCTTGACTGCCAGGTCCTTGCGCTGCTGGGCGTAGTTCGGCGCGGTCATAGGATAGTCAGCAGCAAGGCCCCACTTGGCCCGGTACTCGTCCGGCGTCATCTGGTAGGCCGTCTTTAGATGCCGCTTCAGCATCTTGAGCTTCTTCCCGTCCTCCAGGCAGACGATATAGTCTGGCTTGACCGACGCGCGAATGGAGACGGCAGGCTCCTGCTTGGGCGCTTCAGGTTCGGCAGGCGTGCCAAGGCCGGACAGTGCGGCGTGGACGTTCGCGATCAGGCCTGCAACGTCACCGACGCTGACCGAGTTGTTCGACACGTGCGCTGCGACAATGTCGGCAGTCAAAGCGATGAGGGTGTCTTGCGATATAGCTTCTGTGGACATGCGACCTGTCTCTCTATTTGGGAAAAGGGATTTTTGATTGGCTTGGATTGCTTGATGCAGGGCGCACATAGCATGGACCACGCGGAAAGGCGACCGCCGTACTTTAGGACAAGCGGTCAGGCGGCGAAAGTTTGGTCAGGCAGCTCGCGATCTTCTTCCACATCGCGACACCGTCTGCGTCGCCTGCCCGCTTCATCTCCTCGACACGCGCGGCGGCAACAGAGGCAGCGCGCTCCCCATGCTGACGCAGCAGCATGGAAGCAGCGCCCCACGGCACCTGATCCAGGGTTAGCGTCACGCGGGAGTGATCCTGTCTACCGCTACCACGTCGTGGCCCTGACGGGCACCCTCGACGCGCGCCTTGCGGCCCAGCAGACGGTCATGGCGGCCTAGGGCAAGCAGCCGCCACTGCCCGCCGTCTGGCATCTGTAGGATCAGCTGGCGGCCGTCGAGCAGCAGCAAGCCTTCAAGGGTGATGGGGCGTTCGCGGGGCATGGGTTGACGGGCCTGTTACGTTGTTACGTTAGGTCAGGAGATCGAAGCACGTCTGTAAACATAGGCGGCTCCCTCATAACCTGATCTCCTCATTAAAATCGAATGTCGATAGGGGGTATTAATGTAACAACGTAACAGAGAGCCGGGGTGGGGCATTTTTGGAATAGCTGGTTTGCGCCAATAAGCCACTCGGCTCGGCAGCGTCCCATCTCGAAAGCCGACGTTCGCACTGGTGCCAACGTCAGTTTGCATGCGTTCGCAATCGGCGCTCAACAAAGAAAAATTGAACAGTTAAGGCGCAACATTAGGTGAGCACCTTGCCATAAGCATCTCATTCGATATGCATACACCCAGAGAGGGGATGAGCGTGAAGCCGAACATCATAACAATATTTAATAACAAGGGTGGCGTCGGAAAAACGACATTGACCTATCACCTCGCCCATGCCCTCGGCGAAATTGGGCAAAAAGTTTTACTCATAGACCTCGACCCCCAATGCAATCTCACAATTGTGTCGACTGAAATGGAAAACATCCATGAAGTCTGGGCGGCTGAGGATCCCTTCATTGAGGATTTCCAAGCTGCCCGCACAGCTATGGGAGATGCGACGTTCGCGGCCATGATTGGTACGCCGCGCTCAATCCACTTTCTTTTAAAGCCAACCGAGGATGGCACCGCTGACCTTGATAATTTGCCACCACCGTTGAAGCTCGCGCGGAATGTCGATCTGATTCCTGGGCGCCTGACCTTACATCTCTTTGAAGCCAAGATCGGCGAGCGATGGAGCGGCATCTATCAAGGGGATCCCCTTGCGATCCGCACTGCCACGCACGTTCGGACGATGGCTTACGAATACGCGGAGCGGGAGGGCTATGACCTCGTTATATTCGACACATCCCCAAGCTTAGGGGCTCTCAACAGGCATCTTCTTTCATTAGCGGATGGTTTTATCATCCCCTGTTCTCCTGATCTTTTCTCAGTGTACGGCATCAGAAATATCGGTGACGCACTTCGTACTTGGCGAAAGCAGTTTGAAAGCATTTTCCATTTCATATCGGATCAGAAGCGTTCAAGCTTTCCACAGTCTTTTGTAAAGTTCATGGGTTTCACGCTCTACAATGCCAAACGGTACAGCAAGTATGAAAATGATCTAAATCTGGCAAAAGCTCACCAGAATTACGCTGTACAAATACCGGGAACAATCCACAGCTCAATAGATCGCAGCAATATGATAGAATTTCCCAATGTAGCGGAGGCTTCTATAGGGGATAATGCGATAATCCACAGCCACAATACATTCCCGAGCTTGTCGCAGAAGTATCATATGCCGATGTGGAAGTTACCAGATAGCGGAATTCTGGATGCCGAAGATAGAGGGACTGTCGCAGGAAATCAGAGTAAATTTCGCGATACCCAGGGCGCGTATCATCAGTTCGCGAGGGATTTCTTGAACCGAGTACAGTATCTGTGACCGCTCCTCTTTCGCCTGGTGAGGAGGGCAATCCTGCAGATATCGCTAATGAGGATGAGGATTCCTTGGTTCGATACGATGCAATGACCCACGAGCTGAAGATTTTTATGGATGGTGTACTCCACTACTTGGGAGATCACCCGGATCTTCGCGTTGACGGCAATCAGATCGTACACTCCTATAAAAGCCGCCTTAAAGACCGGGAGCATCTAAGGGAAAAGCTGAAACGTAAACGATCTGAAGGTCGGCCGATATCAACAGAAGATTTATTTTCCAGAGTGACTGATCTTGCCGGAGTTAGAATAATTCATCTTTTTCAGGAGCATTTTGGTCATATTGATAGCCTAGTCAGGCGCAAGGTGGAAGCTGGCGACTGGGTACTTGGAGAAAGAGCAACGGCCTACACTTGGGACCCTGAAGCTGCTGAATTTTTTAAAGGTTTTGATTTAGAAGTCGTTCAGAAGCCGACGGCATATACGAGTGTGCATTATCTTGTGCGCCCCCGAGCAGATTCTCCACTCTGCTGTGAAGTTCAGGTAAGAACGTTGTTTGAAGAGATCTGGGGAGAAGTTGACCATCAAATCAATTACCCAGTCCCTACAGAAAATCTTGCTTGCAAGGAGCAGATAAAGGTTCTTTCGAAAATAGTTGGAGCCGGAAGTCGTCTCTTAGACTCACTGCATCGAGTTCATCGCTCTTTGGAAGCGGGCAATTGAATGCCGCAAATTAGTGGTCCGCTTATTGAGCTTCGTCAACCATTACCTGACATTCCGCTACCGGCCAATTCCGCTAGTGGGACCTAACCACCGGAGTGATGCCGCTTTTCGACACCCGGTAACAAAGTAGCAGCGTAGCTAATAACTGCCCCATGCCCCCGAAGCATCGCCCCCGAAGCATCGCCCCCGCCTGAACAACCCTTGGCCCCGCGCGTCCCCTTGCCATGCCCAATCCCACCGTTATCGACATTCCCCACAACCTCGGCCGCGAAGAGGCCCGCCGCCGCATGGCGAAGGGCGTTGGCAAGCTCGCCTCTCACATCCCTGGCGGCGCGGCCACCGTGACGCACTCCTGGCCCAGCACCGACCGCTTGGCGCTGACCGTGGCCACCATGGGCGTGGAGGTGCCCTGCACGGTGGACGCGGAAGAAGAGCGACTGCGCGTCACGCTGGAGCTGCCCGGCATGCTCCGCTTGATGGCGGGGCCGATAGCCGCGATCGTCAAATCACAAGGCGAGCGGCTGATGCTGAGCGACGGGACGGCAAAGGCCAGCCGACTGCAGAGTTAAAGCGGGGCGCACATCCCCGCCCCCAAACGTCAGGCCCGTTTTCTCCTTGCGTAAAGCAGCGCCGCGACGATCGCCGCTGACCCGATGCCTACCGCCGCGCCCAGAACGCTGACGGGTCCGGGCGATGGCTCTCCCGTCCTGCCGTTATCGGCGTCCGTCGGCAGCGGATCGGCTTGCACGCTCTCGGCATGTGGCGCGGGGTGGGCTGGATAGGGCGGCGTGCTGCCGGGCGGAACTGCGGGCTTGTGGGTCATGATGCCTCTCTTGTTATGGAGAGGGTCAACGATCCGGAAAGCAGGCGGTTGCCAGCGTGTGTTTCAGGCGGTCGCTCCATGCGCGCGCTACATCACTGTCCCGGTCTCGGCGTTCATGTAAATCTTGTTGGCGGCGGTCATGCCTCCGCAATATGTAAAATAGACAGGCTCGTCACGCTGGTTCACCGACTTAACCCAGCCGCCCTGCTCCTTAAAGTCCTCTGCGGTGCAACGGCCGCTGGCGATCAATTCCCGCGCTACCTTGGCGAACGTTGTGCGATACTGAGTGAAGTCGTCCGAGTCGGCGACGATGCTCTCGTCAGCGCTTGCCGTCTCGGCCGGGTCAGCCGGTCGCGCGACCGAAAGCTGGCTCTCCTTTACCCACTCAGCGAACTGCCCGTTCGTGATGCCATTGGCAGTGGTGCAGGCGGCATTGCCCTTGTCCACATACTGGCTCTCGCCGTTCTGGCACGAAGCGTCGTACGTCTTTGTGATCCTTACCCAGCCGTCCTTGGTTTGCATCGGTGTGGCTGCCTCCCGGAAAAACAGCCGTCCTACAATGCCGCACTCGTCGGAGGGACAGGAGTGGCGGTCTGCATATTGCGTAGTCACCCAAAGCTTGCCCGCGTCCGGCGTCGATTGCGTCGCTTCGGTCGACTCGACCGCTGTGTTGCTTTGCGGGGGCTGACTGCAGCCAGCCAACAAGACGCTTGTAGCTAAAATCACAAATCCACGCATTATCCGCTCTCCCCGCTTTACATCAGCGTCGCCATAGGGGCTGTCCGCGTCAACCAGGCTGGCCAAGATTTCGGTTGCAGCCGGGTAATATCGCCCTACTTCGCCCGCCCTTTGACCGCGCGCCAAAGCGTGGCCACGCTAGTCAGCACTGCCGCCACTCCAAGAAGAAACGATCCGTCGATTATCACCATTGCCGACTCCTTTCTTGTCCTGCATGTTCGCTATATGTTCTCATGTAGGAAAGAGTGATTCTGCGATGTGCGTTTCGATTCGTCCCATTCCAGATAGCGTGCGGCTGAGGGTCGCTGGCGACGTGGAGACGGTGCTGACCGTGCCGTACGAGACCGACGAGCGTTTCTTGGTCGGTCTTAGTGACGGCACACTGTTGCTGGGCTGGTACGACGACGACATGCGGTGTCGATGGGAAGTGGCGCGCGACGGAGCGGGTATCGTCCGCTTCGACGGCGATCTGGCCCGCGTGGAATGGAGGGTCGAGTGGGTGACGGTTGCGACCTTCGATCCGCGCGTTGTCGAGCCTGACGTTCCTCCAGCGCTGCCACTGTTTCCAGACCTGGACCGGTGGGCGGCTTAGGCCTGCTACGTTGTTACGATACGTCAGGAGATCGACAAGCGTCCCGTAAGGGGTGGGCCAGCTAAGCTTTCAGGTCTCCTCATTAAAATCGAATGTCGATCAGGGGTAATAACGTAGCAACGTAGCAGCAGTGGGCGGTTTTGCCCTTTTGCCTCCTCCTAACGTCATGCCCGCCACGCAGACAAATATTCTGTCAACTGCCGTCACTTGCCAAGCCTGCGGCCAAGCGGCAAAAGGTCCGCGCCCTGGAGACAGGGCGGGGCGTGGAAACCCTTCAAGCAATGCATCTCGGTCGCCAGTTTCGGTGGCCGGGTGGCATGCGCGCATGTCCAGCCGGAAACGGTAAAGGCGCATGCGCTCTGTGCATTGCCAGGGTTTCCAACATCCGGCTCATGGCCGTCGCCCCGGACAACATAGGGCGGCGTGCCAGGGATGAATGTGGCGCGTGGTCCCGTAACAGGGGACGAGCATGATTAGAATTTCCATGGTTGCTATCACCATCGCCGCTCTGGTTGGCGCACAGCCCGCTGTGGCCGCCGCGCCTAAAAAGGCCGCACCGAAAGCGCCGTCGTCGGCCTGCGCGAACCTAGCGACCAAGTATGAGAACTTCAGCAAGCAGCTATCCGTGAACAAGGCTGACGGTCGCGGCGGCAGCGCGGCCGTGATGACGGAAGCTGGCCTTACGCTGGACCTGATGCGGTCTAACGGTTGCACGCTTCCCACCGACACGCCGTCCGACATGCGCTATATCCTCAAGGCGTACGAGTGCAGCAATGCTCGCAAGCGGGCGGTGCTCGCGATCGTGGAAGGGAAACCCGCTGCCACCAGCATTCCGCAGTGCGACTGGTCCACTTGGACGCCCGACCTGTGAGCGCCCGAGCCCTCCTTTTGGCCGCCGCCATCCTGTCGGCAGTCCCCGTTACCGCCGCAGAGCGGAAGGTCGGCCAGCGCCCTGACGCTGGCGTGGACACAATCGTCACCGTCGGCACGCCGCTGCTAGAAAAGTTCAACATGGTCACCGTCACGGTGCCGCGCCTGCGCGACGACCTTAAAGTGCCGCTCGGCCTACAGGGGCAGATCGTGGTGCCCAGCGGCGCTCAGTTCCGCGTGGTGCGCGAAAAGCCACTCAAGGCCTGCACTGTCGCGGAAGATACCTATGTGGACCACTTTGTCGGCCCGCGCGGCGCAGCCTGCCTGCAGGACGCTGACGGCGACGGCGCGTTCGACAAGGCGTCTGCCGAGAGCGTCATGTTCACCACCAAGAAGATTCAGCCGCCAGCGCCATACGACCTTGTGGATATGCCCGCGGCAGCGGGGAGCGACTATTTCCGCCAGAGCCTTGTCTATCTGGGCGCGGCGCAGGGCGTGCTTCGACTCAACTACCGGGAGTTCTCGCACGACATGGCGCGGCCCGCCTTCACGGAGGAATTGTCGTTTCCGCTGGAGGCAACGTACCCGCAGGTGATCGCTTGGCGGGACACGCGCATCACCCTGCTGGGGGTCAGCAATGCGGGGCTGCGCTATCGTGTAGAGCCGCCTCAGTGATCGGTCTGCTGTTCGCAATCATGGGCGCGGTACTGCTGTTTTGCTTCCTCGCGCTCCGCTCGACCAATGACAGTCGAAGCAGGGTGGTCGCCCGTTCGGACGAGGCCAAGAGCGATGAGGCGCAGCATCGCTTGTTTGAGGAGAGTGTCAGGGAAGAGTGGCCGGTCGTCCATGCAGGGCGCAGCCGTCCCGACCGAGAATACTTCATGATCAGCGCGGATCGATCGCGGCTGCGGTGGGCGCGCGTTCAGCTTCGACCGGCCTATACCGTCGTGGAGGAGCGCGTG
Encoded proteins:
- a CDS encoding DUF6961 family protein; the protein is MTLTLDQVPWGAASMLLRQHGERAASVAAARVEEMKRAGDADGVAMWKKIASCLTKLSPPDRLS
- a CDS encoding MucR family transcriptional regulator: MSTEAISQDTLIALTADIVAAHVSNNSVSVGDVAGLIANVHAALSGLGTPAEPEAPKQEPAVSIRASVKPDYIVCLEDGKKLKMLKRHLKTAYQMTPDEYRAKWGLAADYPMTAPNYAQQRKDLAVKIGLGRKPKAASAIPAEQTGKAPAPRGRKPKPKVEAEPA
- a CDS encoding DUF5818 domain-containing protein, which codes for MPRERPITLEGLLLLDGRQLILQMPDGGQWRLLALGRHDRLLGRKARVEGARQGHDVVAVDRITPA
- a CDS encoding polyhydroxyalkanoic acid system family protein — its product is MPNPTVIDIPHNLGREEARRRMAKGVGKLASHIPGGAATVTHSWPSTDRLALTVATMGVEVPCTVDAEEERLRVTLELPGMLRLMAGPIAAIVKSQGERLMLSDGTAKASRLQS
- a CDS encoding RelA/SpoT domain-containing protein, which gives rise to MTAPLSPGEEGNPADIANEDEDSLVRYDAMTHELKIFMDGVLHYLGDHPDLRVDGNQIVHSYKSRLKDREHLREKLKRKRSEGRPISTEDLFSRVTDLAGVRIIHLFQEHFGHIDSLVRRKVEAGDWVLGERATAYTWDPEAAEFFKGFDLEVVQKPTAYTSVHYLVRPRADSPLCCEVQVRTLFEEIWGEVDHQINYPVPTENLACKEQIKVLSKIVGAGSRLLDSLHRVHRSLEAGN
- a CDS encoding ParA family protein, encoding MKPNIITIFNNKGGVGKTTLTYHLAHALGEIGQKVLLIDLDPQCNLTIVSTEMENIHEVWAAEDPFIEDFQAARTAMGDATFAAMIGTPRSIHFLLKPTEDGTADLDNLPPPLKLARNVDLIPGRLTLHLFEAKIGERWSGIYQGDPLAIRTATHVRTMAYEYAEREGYDLVIFDTSPSLGALNRHLLSLADGFIIPCSPDLFSVYGIRNIGDALRTWRKQFESIFHFISDQKRSSFPQSFVKFMGFTLYNAKRYSKYENDLNLAKAHQNYAVQIPGTIHSSIDRSNMIEFPNVAEASIGDNAIIHSHNTFPSLSQKYHMPMWKLPDSGILDAEDRGTVAGNQSKFRDTQGAYHQFARDFLNRVQYL